Within Dysosmobacter sp. Marseille-Q4140, the genomic segment GGCATTTCAGCGGCGGCATGACCATAGAAGAGGCAAAAGAGGCAATTGCGGCAGGTCTTGCACCCTGAGTACACGGCAGGAGTGATATGATGGTTTTCACTGGGGGCACATCTGCAAAGAGCGATCAAGCAGAGGTATCTTTGGAAACTTATACAGTCTGGATTGGTGCCGTGGAAAAAATTGCGTCTTTTCACTATGTAAAAAACTTTAAAGATTGTTCCTTTTCCTGCCACGACCATTTCATGAGTTTTCTCTGTTCCCTGCAGGATCGCGGGTACCGGTTCCAGTAGAAGTGCGGCTCTGGTTGGATCGTCCAATCGCGGGCCTTCTTCATGGAGTCTGTATTCATTTGCTGCACTGTACGCTGTTCAAGTATTTCAATGCCGATTAGAGGATATCATCTGCCTGCTTTAGCCTATCAAACGATATTTATTTGAGTGACCCAGAGCAGGAAAAACCGAAGCGGAAACAACGGAGCGGTCAGGCCAGGATGAATGCGCAGCCTCCAGCAAACGGCGTCAAACAGGATGGGAAACGACTCAAACGCATGCCGTTTCCCATCCAGACGGATCTTCACACGCAGAGGGTCACTGGCTCGGAGTCCAGTAGTCTTACCAAAAAGTTCCTGATTTCTTGCGAAATCAGGAACTTTTTGCTTTATGGCAAAAAGATTTGCTTCAACTTTCCGCTTCTTCTCCGACCAATACGGCGATAGTTTGGGATAGGAGGCAGCATCGCCAGACAGGAATTTCCCTTCGGGCGCTGCCCTATGCTTTTGGCGGTTACATTGCCGTTCCCAATCACCTCCCTCCATGCTATCCGTCGTCTCCTACATTATGTCCGGTGTGGCGTGGGTGTAGGTACTAAGTGTGAACCTTGCCGAGTAGTGTCCCAGGGTGCCGGACAGGGTCTTTACATCCACACCATATTTCGAGACAGCGCTGCGAAAATATGCCTGAGGCCGTGGAATCGAGTACGTCCCGTGCCGATGGCCTTGACGATCTTCTGGTGGGTATGCCGTAAGGAATCCGAATGAAACATTTTACCCGTCTTGGATAACGGGAACATGTAGGGATTTTCCCGATGCTTGTTGTGCTCCTCCACCAGCAGGTTTACCGCCTGCTGCGAGACCGGCAGGACGTGGATGAAATTGCGGGTCTTGGGCTGGCTCACCACCAGTTCTCCCTTGGTGCGTGTTACCTGCTTCGTGTAGGTGCCGCTGTGGTTCGTATTAAAAGCGAAAAAAATTAACAGGCCCTCTGCCGACTTAAGCGGCAGAGGGCCTGTTGCATGATTAAGGAATCAATCTAAAACTTCTACACTGTCATCTTCACCAATGGCCAGCTTCATATAGGTCATGCTGTCATTTTCATAAATACTGTATACGCCCAAGAAGGCGGTATCCGGCGCAAGCTCTTCTTTACTGTAAGTCGTGCCGTTAAAGACGAAATCGGGACCATCGGTCACCACACCGACGGCGTATTCCGTCTCCACTGTGACATCTTCACAGGAAAGGAGCACTTTAACGAAGTTGTCCTCCAGCCCCATGTCCTCTCCGGCTCCGGGCGTAACCTCCTTACAGGTTACAGTGGCCCCATCCCCAAAGGAACAGCCGCCGCCTAAGATGACCATAGCGTGATAGTCGCCCAGGATCGTAAGGCCGCCGTTGAAAGTGCAGTTGTCAAAATAGATGCCGCTGCGCAACTCAATGGAGCCATCCCGTGTACTGGCGGGATCAACCGTTACGGTGACCATCTCATCAAATGTCACATCATAGACTTCGATCGTTTCGCCTGCTTTCAGTTGATAATCGTACTGTACTTCGGCAGCATCGCCGTTGGAGTCATCTCCCTGGGGTGCATTGGAATCATTGGTGGGTGCAGAGGGGTCTGCGCCGGAACAGGCGCAAAGCGCCAGCAGCATGGCTGCCATAAGAAATGCAAACAGTTTCTTCATCATCAAATTTCCTTTCTTCTTGCGTATTTAATGACTGGTCATCCCAGTCGGTTGCCCCAGATGTCCTCATCCAATAAAATGACCGTGCCGGACTCGTCCCCCAGTACCTCCATAGCGGCCTTGGGATCATAGATGTCTGTTTCCAGATTGGCGCTGTCGCTGTGGATCAGCGGAATGTCAGCGTACTGCACATAGGTATTGCCCTCAAAATCGGGAAAGTACTCCTCTGCATACGTCTGGATGTAAACGAGGGCCGACCGGGCCACGAAGAACACGTTGTTCCGGATAGCGCATCCCTCCTGAAGATTGGGACCACCCTCATGGGCAAAAGCGGGAGAAAAGCTCTGGTCCATCCAATCCTCCAAGCCGGTAAAGAACACGAAGTTGTCTTCATACAGGCAGTCAATGAACTGATGATCCGGGTCCGGCTCCTCATCCCAGTTAAAAAACGTCAAGCCGGAAGCGCACTGATAGAAAAGATTTCCTGTAAACTGCTTCCCCACCATCAACTGCCGCGTTTCCCCCTGTTGGTCGAAAATCTCCATGCCCGCGCCAGCGTGATACATGTGATGGACATAGTTGTTCCGGATTTGGATGTTCTCTGTACCACCACCCAGATCTCTGGCCAGACGCTGAATACCCCCACCGTAGCCGGTTACTGCATCACCGGTGTTATAGGCACCGATCACTCCACCTACCCAGCCTACCTCACAGTTCTGGATGATGATGTCCCGGCCCTCGCCCGCGTTCACCACTCCGTCTCCGGCAAAACCGATGAACAGGTTGTCCAGCACGCAGCCATCGGCAATGTTATCAAAGAGGGGGCACTGAGTCTGGAACTCAATACTCTCATAGAGCTCCCCAGGGTTTCCCTCGTCACAGCGGAAGTACAGCGCTCCCACGGGAATATTCCCATCCCACTCCCAGCCGGTGAGAAAAACGGGCAGAGTGTCCGGCAGGGTGCTGTTCGCCTGGGAGAAGAAGGTCAGGTTTTCCGTCAGCTCCGTTGTCACATCGAAGGGTGCCTGGGAGAGCTGCTCCTCCAGGTCAAAGTCTTCCGGGGTCCAGTTGGCGGGACCGATGTAGTGGAGAAACTCCGTGCCGCTCCAGTAGCCCAATACCTTCTGGGCGACGATCTCCTCATTGAGCACCATAGCGCCGCAGTCTGGCATATCCCGGTGGTAAAGCCAGATCTTCTCCCCGTTTTCTCCCTCCCACCAGAGGGACCAGAGAGCCGAATCTCCTCCGTTCTCCGGGGACGCACAGATACGGGGCTTTGCTCCCTCCCCGTAAGCGGAGTAGGTCACACCCTCTTTTGTTTCTACGGTGGTGTTCCGCTAGACACCGCCCCGCTCCAAGAACACCGCGTCGCCGTGCTCCAGCGCAGCCTTGTTGACCCGGTCCAGCGTGGCCCAGGCGGTCTCGGGGCTGAGCCCGTCATTTCCATCATCGCCCTTGTTGGACACGTAGTAGGCAGTACCGGTGTAGGTCTCACCGGGAACAAGCGTCTCATCCCACACAATTTGGGTTTCACTGGTCAGGATGGTTTCCCGTCGCTCCACCGCCTCCTCCAGCAAAGCCGTGGCGGCGGCCACGGCCTCATCCATGGGACCAGCGGAGCTGCCTGCACTTCCGCCCTGGTGACCCGCTCCCGCACCTGCGGTACATCCGGACAGCAAGAGGACAACGGTCAGCCCCAATAGAATGGACATACCCTGTCGTTTTCTCATCATAAAGCCCCCCCTGTTCAGAATGTTGCGTGGGGACAGTGGAAACCGGCGGTGACTTTGCTTTCGCCCGTGCCGCAAACGGCACACAGACACCGTCATCCTTCGATCACCACCCCTCTGTCATCGCCCAGAAGCTCGAGGCCCTCTGTCAGCGTGAGGGCGGTGCCGCTGTCCGCCAGATAAAGACCGGTGCCGCCGGGGCTCTGTACATAGGTGTTGCCCGTAAAAATACGGCTGTATTCCTCTGAGTACCGGTCCACCAGGATCAGCGCTCCCGAGGCAAAGGCAAAGGTGTTGTTCCGCACCTGCACGGTGCCGTCATGGGCGCAGGGCCCGCCCTGGAGAACGACTGCGTCACAGAAGGCCTCCTCCCAGATGCTGTTGAACCAGTTGTCCTGACCGGAGTACAGCACCAGATTGTCCTCCACCGCCATATTCCGGAAGATGTGCCCGTCCACTGCCTTCTCGTCCCAGTTGCACAGGAGAATGGCCTGGGTACAGTATTCTATGAGATTGCCGGAGATGGTACAGCCTTCCATGGCGGGGCAGTCCTCAAACAACTCCAAGGCGATTCCCTCCTGAAAGGTGTGGTGGACATAGTTATTCCGCACGGTGATGCCGCTGCCGTTGAAGGCCATGCCGCCGCCGTTGCAGCCCATGGAGCCGCAGTTGTAGGAGATGTGGTCATCCGATCCGGAGGCAGGTCTGTACCCGGTGACATTGCCTCCCATGAAGCCCACCTCCATGTTTTGAAGAAGGCTGTGGTTGCCGGTGGGAATGCCGTTGGCGCTGCCGCTGACGAAGGTCATGGAAGAAAACAGGATACACAGATTGTCGTATACCTGGTTGTCGGCAAAGCCGTCCACCAGGGGGAAGGGCTGAATGAACTCGATGCTCTCGTAGAGTTCCCCCGGATTTCCCGCGTCGCAGCGGAAGTACAGCTTCCCTGTCACATAGTCGTAGCGGCTGTCCGCCTCATTCCAGGTATGGAAAATGCGGTCGTTGTAGAGCCCCTGCCGGTCCTCCGGGTAGCGCAGGTCCGGGAAGCAGTACCCGTCGGGCAGGTGCTCTTCCACCGAGTAGACGGTCCCCTCCTCCAGAGGCCAGTAGTTCTCGTCCACCACCTGATATTCGCTGCCGTTCCAATAGGCTTTGTCCCGGTTTGCCACAGTCTCCTCGTTTAACACGATACCGGCCACCTCGGTCATCTCCGTGGAATAGACCCAGATCTTTCTCCCGTCCGCCCCCTCATAGGCGAGGGTCCACTTCTCTTTGCCGGCACCATTTTCCAGGGAGCCCAGAAACCGGGGCTTTTCTCCCTCCCCGTAGGCAGAGAAGGTGATCCCCTCTGTCCACACGGCCGAGCTGGGCAGACTGACCCCGCGCCACACGCTGCCCCGCTCAAAGAACACCGCGTCGCCGTATCGAAGCGTCACGTGATCCAGGGCCGCCGGGGTGGCAAAGGCGGTTTCCGGGCTGCGGCCGTCCTGGTCGTCGCTGCCGCCGTTGGAAATATAGTAGGCCGTGCCGGTGTAGGTCTCACCCTTGACGAAGGTATCGCTTTTGACGATGGCCGTTTCACTGCTCCGGATGGCTTCCCGGCGCTTGTCCGCCTGAGTTAAAATTGCCTGCACCTCCGGTGTGGAAAAGAAGGCCTCGTCCCGGGCCTCTATGGCCGGTGCGGCACAGCTCTCCTCCGACTCATACAGCCGCAGGACTGCCAGCGCCGCCTCCTCGATGGTAAAGGGCTGCTCCAGCCGCAGATCCCCGGCCTCGTCAAACTCCAGCAGGGGAAGGCCGGACACCAGGGAGACCCGCCGCTGGGAGAAGTCATAGGCCGGACCCACATGGTTGTTGTCCGCGCAGCCTTCTCCCAGATCAATGGGGGTGTCCCAGTCGAAGAGGGGATAGTCCATGGTGACCACCTCCCACACCCGGCCGGCGTATGCCCCAAAACAGTCTCCGGCCAATGCGTTAAAGGAGGCCAGCCCCATGGCCTTTGCCCCAAACAGCAGCGCCACCATGCCGCCGTCCCGCCGCATTTCTTCCTCCGGCGCGTCAGCGGTCTCCTCCTCCCACGCCGGCAGCCTGCTCTTGTCATACAGGGAAATTGCCTTCCCGAGCATGGCGCAAAACTGGGCCCAGGTAACGGCGCTGTCCGGATCTCCCGCATCCTCCGGCAAAAAGCCATACCAGGCGGTACGCTCCCACTCGTCCATAGGGATTTCCGCAGATAACTCCTCCGCTTCCACAGTGGCAGTCGGAGCAATAGACTGTTTCTCTGTGCCGCAGGCAGACAGGGAAACCAGAAGGCAAATTGCCAGAAGAAGAGCAGAAAATCGTCTCATGATGCCGTGATCCTTTCTCGCGGGATAGGTTAAAAAAGAGAAATTCCCCAAAGAGGGCCGTATGCTCCTCTTTGGGGAATAGTTTATCATACACGCCTGAATATCGGGTGCGCAGTCTGCGCACCGAATCTTTTCACTGATACTGGATCTGAAACGCCGCTTGAGACAACTGCTCCTGTACCAAGGGCTGATGCTGCTTGCTCAGGGTTAGAAGCGAAAGCCAGGGACAGTCCAGCAGCGGGGTGAGGTCGGTAAGAGGATTGTTTCGCAAGTCCACATCCGTCATTACGGGCATTTCGGGCAGAAAAGACAGGCCGCTCACCCCTGTTTCCCCGAGATTCAAATAGCGCAGACTGGACAGAAGGGTAAGCGCCTCCGGGTGAGAGACGGCGCTGCCGTACAGATCCAGATCCCGCAGGGCTTGAAGACCTGTAAAATGAGAGAGGTCTACATCCTGTGTAGCGTACAGCCGCAGTTCCACCAGTCCGGTCAGTCCCGCCAGGGTATCCGCCGCCCCGCCGGGCAGCTCCCCTACAATCAGTCGGGTGAGATTGGGACAGGACTCCAGCGGGGAGAAGTCCGTGACCCAGGTGCCCCGCGCGTTCAGGGACTGGATACCGCTCCCCTCAAAGACCTCCACCGAGGTGATGCCGGTCGCTTCCAATGTCACCTCCTGCAATGCGGTCATCTGGGCCAGTACCTCCGCGGATCGCACAGGGTTTTCCCCCAGGTCCAGCACACGCAGCTCCGTCTGGCCTGCCAGCGGGCTCAGATCGGAAATCTGGTTTCCTGTGAGACTGAGATACTCCAAGGGCAGCTCCGCCAGGAAGGATACATCCGAGATCTGCTGGTAGTCCAGGATCAGTACCCGCAGGTTGGTGCACTGTGCCAAAAGCTCCAGGTCGCCGTCACTGATGTCCCCATGGGCGATCTCCACCGCATAGCGGTCGTGGGCGAAGCCAACTCGGTCCTCGTGCTCCTGAAGAGTGCCCATCAGAGCCTCTCCGCATACCAGCAGTTGCTCCACCTCACCCAGCCGCTCCACGGGGATGGGTTCTCCGTCCTCCAGCTGTAACTCCTGACGAAGGGCATCCTCCAGCAGAGATGACTGCGGCTGCGCCTCAGTGGCGGAGCCCCACAAAATGCCGAGGATGATCGCCGCACCTGTCACGACGGCGGCAGCTGCGGCGCCCCAGCGCAGCCAGCGGTATTTCAGCGCCCGGTACACCGCACGGACAGAGGAATAGCGGTTTTTCGGATCGAAGGCGGTGCACCGCCGGATCACACGGCGCAGGTATCCGGGGCCCATATCCTGCTTGGAG encodes:
- a CDS encoding right-handed parallel beta-helix repeat-containing protein, producing MDEWERTAWYGFLPEDAGDPDSAVTWAQFCAMLGKAISLYDKSRLPAWEEETADAPEEEMRRDGGMVALLFGAKAMGLASFNALAGDCFGAYAGRVWEVVTMDYPLFDWDTPIDLGEGCADNNHVGPAYDFSQRRVSLVSGLPLLEFDEAGDLRLEQPFTIEEAALAVLRLYESEESCAAPAIEARDEAFFSTPEVQAILTQADKRREAIRSSETAIVKSDTFVKGETYTGTAYYISNGGSDDQDGRSPETAFATPAALDHVTLRYGDAVFFERGSVWRGVSLPSSAVWTEGITFSAYGEGEKPRFLGSLENGAGKEKWTLAYEGADGRKIWVYSTEMTEVAGIVLNEETVANRDKAYWNGSEYQVVDENYWPLEEGTVYSVEEHLPDGYCFPDLRYPEDRQGLYNDRIFHTWNEADSRYDYVTGKLYFRCDAGNPGELYESIEFIQPFPLVDGFADNQVYDNLCILFSSMTFVSGSANGIPTGNHSLLQNMEVGFMGGNVTGYRPASGSDDHISYNCGSMGCNGGGMAFNGSGITVRNNYVHHTFQEGIALELFEDCPAMEGCTISGNLIEYCTQAILLCNWDEKAVDGHIFRNMAVEDNLVLYSGQDNWFNSIWEEAFCDAVVLQGGPCAHDGTVQVRNNTFAFASGALILVDRYSEEYSRIFTGNTYVQSPGGTGLYLADSGTALTLTEGLELLGDDRGVVIEG
- a CDS encoding protein kinase, with product MEAREQFLREYQTQVLDDLLLPPCLSAQYIPQACLKDGERQVYLVRDRAGLPAVLKLQPAGREDALKQEYELLRRLRHPQLPQPMAYLEWEGMEYLVREYVDGVSLHELVTAQGPLAPDKVREAALSLCQVLGYLHSQNPSVICRDVKPQNVVLDPLGCCHLIDLGTARRHRPEQQGDTVFLGTEVTAPPEQFGYQQTDQRSDLYSLGILMHFLLTGSFDLSKQDMGPGYLRRVIRRCTAFDPKNRYSSVRAVYRALKYRWLRWGAAAAAVVTGAAIILGILWGSATEAQPQSSLLEDALRQELQLEDGEPIPVERLGEVEQLLVCGEALMGTLQEHEDRVGFAHDRYAVEIAHGDISDGDLELLAQCTNLRVLILDYQQISDVSFLAELPLEYLSLTGNQISDLSPLAGQTELRVLDLGENPVRSAEVLAQMTALQEVTLEATGITSVEVFEGSGIQSLNARGTWVTDFSPLESCPNLTRLIVGELPGGAADTLAGLTGLVELRLYATQDVDLSHFTGLQALRDLDLYGSAVSHPEALTLLSSLRYLNLGETGVSGLSFLPEMPVMTDVDLRNNPLTDLTPLLDCPWLSLLTLSKQHQPLVQEQLSQAAFQIQYQ